In Caulobacter segnis ATCC 21756, the sequence GCTTGTCGCGCAGCAGCTCCTCGACCGCCCGCATCCGGTCGGCGGCGGTCTTGAGGGCGGCGGCGGTGGCCTCGGCGCGCGGGGTCAGGATGTCGATCTCGGCCTCGACCTCGGCCAGGCGCGTGCGCTGCTCCAGCCGCACGGCGGCGGGCTTGGGCGCATCCGCCCGGGCGACAAAGCCGTCCCAGCGCCAGAGATCGCCTTCCATCGACACCAGACGCATCCCGGGCTTGAGCTCCTTCTGCAGCCGGTCGCCGTCAGCGCGGGCGACCACGGCCACGTGCGAGAGGCGGGCGATCAGTTCGGGCGGCGCCTTGACCAGCGGGACCAGGGGCTGAGCGCCCTCGGGCCACAGCGGCGACGAGACCTGGGCTCCGCCCCAATAGGACGGCGCCTTGGAATCGAGCGCGGCGTCGAGATCCTCGCCCAGCGCCGCCGCCAGCGCCGCGCCATAGCCCTTGTCGGGCGAGACGCTGTCGAGCGCGGGGGCGTGGCCGCTCTTGGCGCGCGGGGCGGTCAGCTGGGCCAGGCCCCGGGCCTCGGTGCGCAGGCGGCCCAGTTGGTCCTCGACGCTGCGGGCCAGTTGGCGGGCCTGGGCCTCCTGCTCGGCGGCCTTGACGCGCTCGGCCTCGGCCTCTTCCAGCGCCGCGCGGGCGGCGGCGAGGGCGGCCTCGGCGTTGGCGAAGCGCTGGCGGGCGTCGGCGGCGGCCGGATCGACCTCGGGACCGATGGCGGCGCGCTCGGCCTTGGCCTGGTCGAGGGCGCGATTGGTGCGGCTGGCGCGGGCGTCGGCCTCGGAGAGTCGCGCGGCGGCGGCGCGGAACTGCGCCTCCTCGGCGGCCACCCGGGCGGCGATCTGCTCGACCTCAGTCTCGGCGGCGGCGCGCGCCGCCTCGGCGGCCTTGGCGGCGGCCTCCAGCTCGGGGCCTCGCTCGGGCGCGGCGGCGACCAGAGCGCGGACCTCTTCGAGCTCGGCGTCGATGCGCGCGAGGGCGGCGGCGGCGTCTTCCTTGGCCTGCTGTTCACGGGCGCGGTCGGCCTCGATGCGGGCCAGGTCGCTCTTCAGGCGCTCGAACTCGGCGGCGGCGGCCTCGGCCTCACGCTCGGCGCGGTCCTTCTGGATGGCTAGCTGGCCGAGGATCGCCTGGGCGATGGTCGCCTCTTCCCGCAGCGGCGGCATGGCGGCCTCGGCCTCGGTGATCGCCACCTGGGCGGCGGCGCTGGCGCGGGCGGTCTCCTCGACCAGGCGCGCGGCCTCGGTCGCCTCGCGCTGGGTGCGCTCCAGCGTGTCGCGCGCCTCGGTCCAGCGGGTGTAGAGCACCGCGCCCTGCACGGCGCGGATCTCGGCCGACAGGCGCTTGTACTTCTCGGCCTGACGGGCCTCGCGCTTGAGGCGGTTCAGGGCCGTCTCCAGCTCCCGGGCCACGTCGTCCAGACGTGCGAGGTTGCTCTCGGCCGCGCGCAGGCGCAGCTCGGCCTCGTGCCGGCGGGTGTGCAGGCCCGAGACCCCGGCGGCCTCTTCCAGGATGCGGCGGCGGTTCTGCGGCTTGGCGCCGATCAGCTCGCTGATCTGGCCCTGGCGGACCAGGGCGGGCGAGTTGGCGCCGGTCGAGGCGTCGGCGAACAGGAGCTGGACGTCGCGCGCCCGCACCTCACGGCCGTTGATCTTGTAGGTCGAGCCCGAGCCGCGATCGATGCGGCGCACGACCTCCAGCACCGGGTCGTCGTTGAACTGGGCCGGCGCCGTGCGGTCGGCGTTGTCGATGGTCAGGGCGACGTCGGCGTGGTTGCGTGGCGGGCGCGCGCCGCTGCCGGCGAAGATCACGTCGTCCATGCCGCCGGCGCGCATGGCCTTGGCCGAGTTGGCGCCCATCACCCAGCGCAGGGCTTCCAGCAGGTTCGACTTGCCGCAGCCGTTGGGGCCGACGATGCCGGTCAGGCCCGGCTCGATCCGGAACTCGGTCGGCTCGACGAAGGACTTGAAGCCCGAAAGGCGAAGGCGCTGGAACTGCACGAGGCGGTCCCCGGATCTCAGCCCTTCGCCGCGACGGCGAAGGCCTTCGCCAGGGCGTCGAAGCCCGTGTCGCCCTCGATCGGCGCGCCGTTGACGAAGAAGGTCGGGGTCACCTCGATGTTCTCCTGGTTCAGCGCCCGGAAGAAGCGGTCATTGACGCCTTTCAGCGCGGCCGGGTCGTTCATCGCGGCGGCGAACTGGGCGTCGGTCAGCCCGTACTGCTTGCCGATCGCCTGCAGGCCCTCCCACAGCTTTTCGCTGCGATAGATCTCCTCCTGGCGTTGGAAGACGGTGCTCAGGACCTCGAAGTACTTGCCCGGAATCCGGCGCGCCAGGATGAACCCGGCGGCGGCGAACTCGGTCGGCGGGGTCAGGAACTCGCGGAACACGAACCGCACCTTGCCAGTGTCGACGAAGCTCTTGCGGACCTGCGGCAACACCTCCGTCCACCAGTGGGCGCAGTGCGGGCAGCTGGCCGAGGCGTAGGCCACCAGCTGCACCGGCGCGGTGGGCGAGCCCAGCACCATCTCGCCGGGAACGGGGGGCAGGGGCGCGGCGCGCGCGACGGCGGGGGCCGCCCAGGCCGATCCCGAGGCCGCCAGCCCTGCAGCAATCAGCGCGCGCCGGTCCAGCGTCATTACTTCGAGGCTTCCGCGATGGCCGCGTCCAGCTCGGCCAGGGTGCGCGCACCGCCCTCTTCCGGGCCGACCTTCTTGCCGTTGACGACGAAGGTGGGCGTGCCCTGGATCTTGGCTTCCTTGCTGTACTTCTGGACCCGATCGTTCAGCGCTTTCAGGCCCTTTTCGTCGGTCACGCAGGCGTTGAACTGCTCTTCGCTCATGCCGGCCGACTGGGCGACGGTCAGCAGGCCCTCGCGGAACTGGCCCGTCTGGAACATCTGGTGCTGGGCGCGATAGACCGAGTCCACCACCTGGAAGTATTTGTCCTTGCCGGCGCAGCGCGCCATCAGGAAGGCGGCCGCGGCCACCTCGTTGGGCGGGGTCAGGATCTCGCGATAGACGTAGTTGACCTTGCCGGTGTCGATATATTTGGCCTTGAAGGCCGGATAGACCTCTTCGTTCCACTGTGCGCAGTGGCTGCACGAGGCCGAGGCGTACTCGACGACCGTGACCTTGGCGTTCGGGTTGCCCTGGGTCATGTCGTCGGCGGTGACGGTCTCGCTCTTGGGACCGCAGCTGGCGAGGCCGGCGGCGAGCGCGGCGACAAGGGTGACTCGGCTGATCAGCGAACGCATCAAATGGCCCTTCGGCGGTCGATTGGAAACTTAAGCCCGATTCTCGCCCGGGAGGGAAAAGGGCTCAACGCTGACTAGGGCAAGAGCGCGACGACGCGGGTCTTGTCAATGGCCCGGACCGCTCGCGCGGAGGGGCTCAGCGGTTCGAGGACAGGACCCCGCGGCCCAGCTTCAGCAGCGCCTGCTTCAGGCCGCCGTCCGGCTGTTCGGCCAAGCTGTCGGCCAGCTCTTTCTCCAAGGCCGCGTCCAGCGGCGGCTTGCGGCGCGGGCGCTGGCCGACGGGCGCGGCGGCGGCTTTCACCGGACCCTGGACGATGCGCAGACGGGTGACCACGCCCTTGCCCAGCAGCATGTCGAGCCGGGCGGTGATCTGCGGCGCCTGGTGCTGGATCAGCGAGGCCACGGGGCCATCGACGCGAAGCTCCAGCGCGCCGCCTTCGCCGTTGCGGCC encodes:
- a CDS encoding DUF721 domain-containing protein — protein: MARRPLPSPEEAIAILRAKRTKPQRRPPPPAGKSLAPLLKDLENRFGQGPAALQSRWREIVGDTLARRTEPVRIIKGRNGEGGALELRVDGPVASLIQHQAPQITARLDMLLGKGVVTRLRIVQGPVKAAAAPVGQRPRRKPPLDAALEKELADSLAEQPDGGLKQALLKLGRGVLSSNR
- a CDS encoding thioredoxin domain-containing protein; this encodes MTLDRRALIAAGLAASGSAWAAPAVARAAPLPPVPGEMVLGSPTAPVQLVAYASASCPHCAHWWTEVLPQVRKSFVDTGKVRFVFREFLTPPTEFAAAGFILARRIPGKYFEVLSTVFQRQEEIYRSEKLWEGLQAIGKQYGLTDAQFAAAMNDPAALKGVNDRFFRALNQENIEVTPTFFVNGAPIEGDTGFDALAKAFAVAAKG
- the smc gene encoding chromosome segregation protein SMC translates to MQFQRLRLSGFKSFVEPTEFRIEPGLTGIVGPNGCGKSNLLEALRWVMGANSAKAMRAGGMDDVIFAGSGARPPRNHADVALTIDNADRTAPAQFNDDPVLEVVRRIDRGSGSTYKINGREVRARDVQLLFADASTGANSPALVRQGQISELIGAKPQNRRRILEEAAGVSGLHTRRHEAELRLRAAESNLARLDDVARELETALNRLKREARQAEKYKRLSAEIRAVQGAVLYTRWTEARDTLERTQREATEAARLVEETARASAAAQVAITEAEAAMPPLREEATIAQAILGQLAIQKDRAEREAEAAAAEFERLKSDLARIEADRAREQQAKEDAAAALARIDAELEEVRALVAAAPERGPELEAAAKAAEAARAAAETEVEQIAARVAAEEAQFRAAAARLSEADARASRTNRALDQAKAERAAIGPEVDPAAADARQRFANAEAALAAARAALEEAEAERVKAAEQEAQARQLARSVEDQLGRLRTEARGLAQLTAPRAKSGHAPALDSVSPDKGYGAALAAALGEDLDAALDSKAPSYWGGAQVSSPLWPEGAQPLVPLVKAPPELIARLSHVAVVARADGDRLQKELKPGMRLVSMEGDLWRWDGFVARADAPKPAAVRLEQRTRLAEVEAEIDILTPRAEATAAALKTAADRMRAVEELLRDKRRGPPDAERLLNGAREQVAKFEREQALRAARAQSLDDTIARFEAEKAEADAALAQAREAHAAAQTSGDLQPRLAQARQDAAKAREAASAARTALDVETRERAGRQRRLESLERDRTDWAKRAETAAKRTESLEGDRVKAAAALEAAREAPDALQERLLALLDEFAAAEARRAKASDALETAETNRINADRAARAAEQAASEAREKRAALVAHLDGARQRYAEVATAIREQARMEPEELGRHVAGEAVAVPKDAAGVEAHLFALERERDAIGPVNLRAEEEAQEYAGRLEIMRTERADLSGAVTKLRAGIEELNAEGRERLLAAFDVINANFQTLFQALFGGGQAELKLIESDDPLEAGLEIYACPPGKRLASMSLMSGGEQALTASALIFGVFLANPAPICVLDEVDAPLDDANVDRYCNMLDEMRRRTQTRFIAITHNPVTMSRMDRLFGVTMAERGVSQLVSVDLSTAEKLVAA
- a CDS encoding DsbA family protein; the encoded protein is MRSLISRVTLVAALAAGLASCGPKSETVTADDMTQGNPNAKVTVVEYASASCSHCAQWNEEVYPAFKAKYIDTGKVNYVYREILTPPNEVAAAAFLMARCAGKDKYFQVVDSVYRAQHQMFQTGQFREGLLTVAQSAGMSEEQFNACVTDEKGLKALNDRVQKYSKEAKIQGTPTFVVNGKKVGPEEGGARTLAELDAAIAEASK